The following proteins come from a genomic window of Trifolium pratense cultivar HEN17-A07 linkage group LG4, ARS_RC_1.1, whole genome shotgun sequence:
- the LOC123881393 gene encoding protein CHAPERONE-LIKE PROTEIN OF POR1, chloroplastic isoform X1, with translation MIVSGLSGTLSRCPQLPPRCLESRRGRVMDFSVAGKSIQGTAFPGVERTCFPSLRIKCNRRQVQLVKSAMDASFGDNDSAAVFPRINVNDPYKRLGISKEASEEEIQGARNFLIQKYAGHKPSVDSIESAHDKIIMQKFYERKNPKIDVKKKIRAVNQSRFVQAVRGRFRTPSTTFILKTSLAFLLLGVLTVLFPTEEGPTLQVAISLFATTYFVYDRLKSKIRAVLYGAGAFIFSWLLGTFLMVSVIPPIPLIKGPRAFEVITSLITYVLLWISSTYLR, from the exons atgATTGTATCTGGGCTGAGTGGTACTCTCTCAAGATGCCCCCAATTACCTCCTCGTTGCCTAGAATCACGCCGTGGTCGGGTCATGGATTTTTCTGTGGCTGGTAAATCTATACAAGGGACCGCGTTTCCCGGAGTTGAAAG AACATGTTTTCCATCTCTTAGAATAAAATGCAACAGACGACAAGTTCAATTAGTCAAAAGTGCCATGGATGCTTCATTTGGTGATAATGATTCTGCTG CTGTTTTTCCAAGAATCAATGTGAAtgatccatataaacgacttgGAATAAGCAAGGAAGCTTCTGAAGAAGAAATTCAAGGAGCTAGGAACTTCCTGATTCAAAAATATGCAGGGCACAAGCCAAGTGTAGATTCAATTGAGTCAGCGCATGACAAAATAATCATGCAGAAGTTCTACGAGCGTAAGAACCCAAAAATTGACGTCAAGAAAAAAATTAGGGCAGTTAATCAATCCCGATTTGTTCAGGCTGTCAGAGGCAGATTTCGCACTCCATCAACGACATTCATCTTAAAAACTTCACTTGCATTTTTGTTACTTGGTGTTCTGACTGTTCTCTTTCCAACTGAGGAAGGGCCAACACTTCAGGTAGCAATATCTCTATTCGCCACAACATATTTCGTATATGACCGGCTGAAGAGCAAGATAAGAGCTGTGCTTTATGG GGCTGGAGCATTTATCTTTTCATGGCTGTTGGGAACCTTCTTGATGGTGTCAGTAATTCCTCCTATTCCTTTAATCAAGGGACCAAGGGCATTTGAAGTGATCACATCATTGATAACATATGTTTTATTATGGATTTCATCAACCTATCTTAGATGA
- the LOC123881393 gene encoding protein CHAPERONE-LIKE PROTEIN OF POR1, chloroplastic isoform X2 — protein sequence MIVSGLSGTLSRCPQLPPRCLESRRGRVMDFSVAGKSIQGTAFPGVERIKCNRRQVQLVKSAMDASFGDNDSAAVFPRINVNDPYKRLGISKEASEEEIQGARNFLIQKYAGHKPSVDSIESAHDKIIMQKFYERKNPKIDVKKKIRAVNQSRFVQAVRGRFRTPSTTFILKTSLAFLLLGVLTVLFPTEEGPTLQVAISLFATTYFVYDRLKSKIRAVLYGAGAFIFSWLLGTFLMVSVIPPIPLIKGPRAFEVITSLITYVLLWISSTYLR from the exons atgATTGTATCTGGGCTGAGTGGTACTCTCTCAAGATGCCCCCAATTACCTCCTCGTTGCCTAGAATCACGCCGTGGTCGGGTCATGGATTTTTCTGTGGCTGGTAAATCTATACAAGGGACCGCGTTTCCCGGAGTTGAAAG AATAAAATGCAACAGACGACAAGTTCAATTAGTCAAAAGTGCCATGGATGCTTCATTTGGTGATAATGATTCTGCTG CTGTTTTTCCAAGAATCAATGTGAAtgatccatataaacgacttgGAATAAGCAAGGAAGCTTCTGAAGAAGAAATTCAAGGAGCTAGGAACTTCCTGATTCAAAAATATGCAGGGCACAAGCCAAGTGTAGATTCAATTGAGTCAGCGCATGACAAAATAATCATGCAGAAGTTCTACGAGCGTAAGAACCCAAAAATTGACGTCAAGAAAAAAATTAGGGCAGTTAATCAATCCCGATTTGTTCAGGCTGTCAGAGGCAGATTTCGCACTCCATCAACGACATTCATCTTAAAAACTTCACTTGCATTTTTGTTACTTGGTGTTCTGACTGTTCTCTTTCCAACTGAGGAAGGGCCAACACTTCAGGTAGCAATATCTCTATTCGCCACAACATATTTCGTATATGACCGGCTGAAGAGCAAGATAAGAGCTGTGCTTTATGG GGCTGGAGCATTTATCTTTTCATGGCTGTTGGGAACCTTCTTGATGGTGTCAGTAATTCCTCCTATTCCTTTAATCAAGGGACCAAGGGCATTTGAAGTGATCACATCATTGATAACATATGTTTTATTATGGATTTCATCAACCTATCTTAGATGA
- the LOC123881560 gene encoding probable serine protease EDA2, with protein sequence MKPASASLLLLFLCFSCVFAFIPHRTLLLDNNNNNNLNEEGKYLTTKELWFNQTLDHFSPYDHRQFQQRYYEFLDYFRIPDGPVFLVIGGEAPCNGIVNDYIGVLAKKFGAAVVSLEHRYYGVSTPFDNLATENLKYLSSKQALFDLAVFRQYYQNSLNAKLNRTGVENPWFFIGGSYSGALSAWFRLKFPHLTCGSLASSAVVLAIQDFVEFDQQIGESAGPECKAALQETTQLVESKLAANGPALRATFKADDLIVDGDFLYYLADAAVIAFQYGNPDKLCKPMVDAKKAGEDLVEAYAKYVNEYYAGTFGVNVQIYDQEYLKKTEINEDSSSRLWWFQVCTEVGYFQVAPSNDSIRSSKIDTQYHLDLCKNVFGDGVFPDIDATNIYYGGTKIAGSKIVFTNGSQDPWRHASKQTSSTDLPSYLIKCNNCGHCTDLRGCPQSPLVIEGNEKNCSSPDAVHKVRQKVQEDMDLWLSECINTDTGRSFI encoded by the exons ATGAAACCAGCTTCAGcttcattgttgttgttgtttctgTGTTTCTCTTGCGTGTTTGCTTTCATTCCTCATCGTACGCTGCTCCTcgacaataacaacaacaacaacttgaATGAAGAAGGCAAATACCTCACCACTAAAGAGCTATGGTTCAATCAAACTCTCGATCACTTCTCTCCCTAT GATCACCGTCAATTCCAGCAACGTTACTATGAATTCCTAGACTATTTCAGGATTCCGGATGGACCAGTTTTTCTGGTAATAGGTGGTGAAGCACCATGCAATGGGATAGTAAATGACTATATTGGT GTATTGGCAAAGAAGTTCGGAGCGGCCGTGGTTTCTCTTGAACATCGGTATTATGGAGTGAGTACCCCATTTGATAATTTAGCGACAGAAAATCTGAAATATCTTTCATCCAAGCAGGCTCTCTTTGATTTGGCTGTTTTTCGCCAGTATTATCAG AATTCTTTAAATGCAAAGCTGAATAGAACCGGAGTTGAAAATCCATGGTTCTTTATCGGTGGCTCGTATTCTGGAGCACTCAGTGCATGGTTCCGTCTTAAGTTTCCCCATTTAACATGCGGGAGTCTTGCAAGTTCTGCAGTTGTTCTTGCTATTCAAGACTTCGTCGAATTTGATCAACAG ATTGGCGAATCGGCTGGTCCTGAGTGTAAAGCAGCATTACAAGAAACCACTCAACTCGTCGAATCAAAACTTGCAGCCAATGGACCGGCACTGAGGGCAACTTTTAAAGCAGATGAT CTTATAGTTGATGGAGACTTCTTGTATTATCTGGCTGATGCTGCTGTTATAGCG TTTCAATATGGAAATCCAGATAAATTATGCAAGCCTATGGTTGATGCAAAGAAGGCCGGGGAGGATTTGGTG GAAGCTTATGCCAAATATGTCAACGAGTACTATGCTGGAACCTTTGGCGTAAATGTACAAATTTATGACCAGGAATATTTGAAAAAAACCGAAATCAATGAAGACAGTTCATCTCGATTATGGTGGTTTCAAGTTTGCACTGAAGTTGGGTACTTCCAGGTGGCTCCGTCAAATGATAGCATACGTTCCTCAAAAATTGACACACA ATACCATTTGGACCTGTGCAAAAATGTCTTTGGAGATGGTGTCTTTCCTGATATTGATGCTACTAATATATACTATGGAGGCACAAAAATTGCTG GTTCAAAAATTGTATTTACAAATGGCTCACAGGATCCATGGCGTCATGCTTCCAAACAAACTTCATCCACTGATT TGCCTTCCTACCTTATCAAGTGTAATAACTGTGGCCATTGTACTGATTTGCGAGGATGTCCTCAATCTCCTTTGGTCATTGAAG gTAATGAGAAGAATTGCAGTTCCCCTGATGCAGTTCATAAAGTAAGGCAAAAGGTTCAAGAAGACATGGACTTATGGCTATCTGAGTGCATCAACACAGACACAGGAAggagttttatataa